In Saccharolobus solfataricus, a genomic segment contains:
- a CDS encoding M20 family metallopeptidase: MLYPVKLLKDLVQIKTANPPGSEYESISFYLKDLFNDLGFQIQLIEIPEEYMDKYYIYSPSHKGNKRIIVIAKNSPNPILHFNFHYDVVPPGDGWLTNPFELKVVDNKAYGRGTSDMKGSIVSLYLALSRFNDLPIEIVFVPDEESGGIGTKYLTEEIRIAPSTAIFGEPSFPNVYIGHLGIVRGIIKIFGKQAHASNPKDGINAFLLASKLALKLQEKLGNEIVNLGGYTLNPTNNDGIVPGFFAFSYYRAIPPHDNRTPEFDKNVIDTTAREVGIEYNFEIKSFISGSVSNPDSSVAKAFKFCITSTLNVVPKELISNIRYDAVFYKNLDSINFGPGSLDQAHVPNEYVELDNIEKTIVIYECVMKRIYFNNYR, from the coding sequence ATGTTATATCCAGTAAAACTACTGAAAGACCTAGTACAAATCAAAACAGCAAATCCACCTGGGTCAGAATACGAGAGCATTTCGTTTTATCTGAAAGACCTATTTAACGATTTAGGTTTTCAAATACAACTAATCGAAATACCAGAGGAATATATGGATAAATACTACATTTACTCTCCATCACACAAAGGAAACAAAAGAATAATAGTAATTGCCAAGAATAGTCCCAACCCTATACTCCACTTCAACTTCCATTATGACGTCGTTCCACCAGGAGATGGTTGGTTAACAAACCCTTTCGAACTCAAGGTAGTCGATAATAAGGCGTACGGAAGAGGAACTTCAGATATGAAAGGTTCAATTGTGAGTTTATATTTAGCCCTATCTAGATTTAATGATTTACCAATCGAGATAGTGTTTGTCCCAGACGAGGAAAGTGGAGGTATAGGGACTAAATACTTGACAGAGGAAATTCGTATCGCTCCTAGTACTGCTATATTTGGTGAACCTAGTTTTCCTAACGTGTATATAGGGCATTTGGGTATAGTGAGGGGTATAATAAAAATATTTGGTAAACAAGCTCACGCAAGCAACCCAAAAGATGGCATTAATGCCTTTCTGCTAGCTTCTAAACTAGCACTAAAACTACAAGAAAAATTAGGAAATGAAATAGTTAACCTTGGGGGATATACGCTTAATCCCACTAATAATGATGGAATAGTACCGGGTTTCTTTGCCTTTAGCTATTATAGAGCTATTCCTCCCCATGATAATAGAACCCCAGAATTTGACAAGAATGTAATTGACACTACAGCTAGAGAAGTAGGAATAGAGTATAATTTTGAGATTAAATCTTTCATTTCAGGCTCAGTTTCTAATCCAGATTCCAGTGTAGCTAAAGCGTTTAAGTTTTGTATCACTTCAACTCTTAACGTAGTACCTAAAGAACTAATAAGTAATATAAGATATGACGCAGTCTTCTATAAAAATCTCGATTCGATAAACTTTGGCCCAGGAAGTTTAGATCAAGCTCATGTACCTAATGAGTATGTTGAATTAGATAACATAGAGAAAACTATTGTGATTTATGAATGCGTGATGAAAAGGATTTATTTTAATAATTATCGATAA
- a CDS encoding NAD(P)/FAD-dependent oxidoreductase, which produces MILILGGGFAGVSAYNQNKENSLVVDRKDYFLLTPWIIDFICGMKKLEDIIVKYKKVILGNVQKIDFKNKKVILDNSKELTYDKLIVSLGHHQNLPRLKGAKEYAHKIETLEDAIELKRRLNEVKDITIIGGGATGVELAGNIKGKKITLVQRRNRLLPTMSTASSKKAEDLLRELGVNLMLGVEAIEIKKDSVVTSYGEIKTELTIFAGGLKGPQIVGNLHANKNHRLLVDKNLKSIEYNDVYGAGDCVTFEDKEIPMTADIAVAAGRVVMKNILGNEIEFKPKRLATTIRIRNEFFGDFGENYVEGKFAKILKDISYLESLLLPRRLRE; this is translated from the coding sequence ATGATACTTATCTTAGGTGGAGGATTCGCAGGAGTTTCAGCTTATAATCAAAATAAAGAAAATTCCTTAGTAGTCGACAGAAAGGACTATTTTCTTTTAACGCCATGGATAATTGATTTTATATGCGGAATGAAGAAATTGGAAGATATTATAGTAAAATATAAGAAAGTTATACTTGGAAATGTGCAAAAAATTGATTTTAAAAATAAGAAAGTTATACTTGATAATAGTAAGGAATTAACTTATGATAAACTTATAGTAAGCTTAGGTCATCATCAAAATCTTCCACGATTAAAAGGAGCTAAAGAGTATGCGCACAAAATAGAAACATTAGAAGATGCTATAGAGTTAAAGAGAAGATTAAATGAAGTTAAGGATATAACTATCATAGGGGGAGGTGCAACTGGTGTAGAGTTAGCTGGGAATATAAAGGGGAAGAAGATCACTTTAGTTCAAAGAAGAAATAGATTACTACCAACTATGTCCACTGCCTCGTCAAAAAAGGCTGAAGATCTATTAAGAGAGTTAGGAGTCAATCTAATGTTAGGAGTAGAAGCTATAGAAATCAAAAAAGATTCTGTAGTCACAAGTTATGGTGAGATTAAAACTGAATTAACTATTTTCGCAGGAGGCTTAAAAGGACCACAAATAGTAGGCAATTTACATGCTAATAAAAACCATAGACTACTCGTAGACAAAAATCTTAAGTCAATTGAATATAATGACGTTTATGGCGCAGGTGATTGTGTAACATTTGAAGATAAGGAAATTCCAATGACTGCAGATATTGCAGTTGCTGCTGGAAGAGTAGTCATGAAGAACATATTAGGTAATGAAATAGAATTTAAGCCTAAAAGATTAGCTACGACAATCCGAATTAGAAATGAATTCTTTGGGGACTTTGGGGAAAATTATGTAGAAGGCAAATTTGCTAAAATACTTAAAGACATTTCTTACCTGGAATCATTACTTTTACCTAGACGTTTGAGAGAATAA
- a CDS encoding helix-turn-helix domain-containing protein, with protein sequence MKNLYKINFSISHQGCWTSKIKDSVVTLNVSKYNNKKVRVTIASPKLIVTDLKRSENVYEILKYRKVKGGYIIDFLEDLSTTISGYILSSSNILEYRNVVREGIEKWEVTTLAKSLVGKLSERFPIDSIVVKEIKFSDMFYNGLTEKEILVLKTAITMGYFNYPRQIKAKEIAEKLGISKQDFLYHLRKSIEKIIFSSVIE encoded by the coding sequence ATGAAGAATCTTTATAAAATTAACTTTTCAATATCACACCAAGGTTGCTGGACCAGCAAAATAAAAGATAGTGTTGTTACCTTAAATGTATCAAAATATAATAATAAGAAAGTCAGAGTCACAATAGCTTCTCCAAAATTAATAGTAACTGACCTAAAAAGGTCAGAAAACGTTTACGAAATTCTAAAGTATAGAAAGGTAAAAGGGGGTTATATAATTGACTTCCTTGAAGATCTGAGTACTACAATTTCAGGATATATACTCTCGAGCAGTAATATATTAGAATATAGAAATGTCGTAAGGGAAGGAATAGAAAAGTGGGAAGTAACAACTTTAGCCAAATCTTTAGTAGGCAAATTATCAGAAAGATTTCCCATAGATAGCATTGTAGTTAAAGAAATAAAGTTTTCAGATATGTTCTATAATGGTTTGACAGAAAAGGAGATACTAGTCCTAAAAACCGCAATAACTATGGGATATTTCAATTATCCAAGGCAAATAAAAGCTAAGGAAATTGCTGAAAAATTAGGTATCTCCAAGCAAGATTTCCTTTATCATCTGCGAAAATCAATAGAGAAAATAATTTTCTCATCAGTTATAGAATAG
- a CDS encoding DUF1177 family protein, with product MILKTLLEVIDILESKDPLQKIRERLESKVKYEEIKAGEVTFIKALYEGVGNNKVEILGRLGAIQMVGVNKGLVSDADGAIISLAVLLELLNLRDKGIELNLDVLFVTNLSIKAKLIPHKPFDFMVPLVGLDEALKVEVEPSASLVISIDSTKGNRIVKFDDFAITHVVKDGYILKLHDNVIDIYNKITGHEIYMVPLTTGDLTPLDYNVSHISTLISPWLYTDSPVIGIATVSKQVIPGYETGVLNIEMLEHASRFCIELLKYIENGGKVYEEKELEELENRLGKSSLLKAKRR from the coding sequence ATGATATTAAAAACACTATTAGAAGTTATAGACATCCTAGAATCTAAAGATCCATTACAAAAGATAAGGGAAAGGCTAGAAAGTAAAGTCAAATATGAAGAAATAAAAGCTGGAGAAGTAACCTTTATAAAAGCACTTTATGAAGGTGTAGGAAATAACAAAGTAGAGATCCTTGGAAGATTAGGAGCAATACAGATGGTCGGAGTAAATAAAGGTTTAGTCTCTGACGCTGACGGGGCGATTATAAGTCTAGCGGTTCTCCTAGAGCTTCTTAATCTAAGAGATAAAGGGATAGAGCTCAATCTCGATGTATTATTCGTAACTAATCTATCCATTAAGGCTAAACTAATTCCCCATAAACCATTCGACTTTATGGTTCCACTGGTAGGATTAGACGAAGCACTTAAAGTTGAAGTTGAACCCTCAGCATCACTCGTCATATCAATCGATTCAACTAAAGGAAATAGAATAGTTAAATTCGACGACTTCGCAATAACTCATGTAGTTAAAGACGGCTATATTTTAAAACTCCATGATAACGTAATCGACATTTATAATAAAATAACTGGGCACGAAATTTACATGGTTCCCTTGACAACTGGCGATCTAACTCCTCTAGATTATAATGTATCTCACATCAGTACTCTTATCTCACCGTGGTTATATACAGATTCTCCAGTGATTGGAATAGCTACAGTCTCCAAACAAGTTATACCAGGATATGAAACTGGTGTATTAAACATTGAAATGTTAGAACATGCATCAAGATTTTGCATTGAACTCCTTAAATATATAGAAAATGGAGGGAAAGTGTATGAAGAGAAAGAATTAGAAGAATTAGAGAATAGATTAGGAAAATCAAGCTTGTTAAAAGCTAAAAGAAGGTAA
- a CDS encoding ABC transporter ATP-binding protein, giving the protein MTVELIDIVKKYGKNIVINGITEKIETGEFFVILGPSGEGKSTLLKILAGIEKLDKGKIIADGADITDKPPEKRNVAMVFQNYALYPNMSVRDNIAFPLKMRGMKKEEIIERVEKAAKLLGISEILDKKVTQISGGQQQRVALARAIVRNPSYFLLDEPLSNLDARVRTTARGELKRIQKELKGTFIYVTHDQKEALSLADRIAILHKGKFEQVSDPKTLYEYPKTKWVAQFVGEFPMNFLPGELMKEKAQEIGFRPEWVEVGKGNLSCMVESVEASGESRYLICNFKNNNITILSQEFYDVGQEVRFEIIKYRKYNDGRLVQE; this is encoded by the coding sequence ATGACGGTAGAACTAATAGATATTGTAAAGAAATATGGCAAAAACATTGTAATTAATGGCATAACAGAGAAGATAGAGACTGGAGAGTTCTTTGTAATACTAGGACCGAGTGGAGAAGGGAAATCAACATTATTGAAAATCTTGGCAGGAATTGAAAAATTAGATAAGGGAAAAATTATAGCGGATGGAGCAGACATTACAGACAAACCCCCAGAGAAGAGAAATGTTGCTATGGTATTTCAAAACTACGCACTTTACCCAAACATGTCAGTGAGAGATAATATAGCATTTCCACTCAAGATGAGGGGAATGAAAAAAGAGGAAATAATAGAAAGAGTGGAAAAAGCTGCAAAGCTTTTAGGTATATCAGAAATATTAGATAAAAAAGTAACACAAATCAGTGGAGGGCAACAACAAAGGGTCGCACTGGCTAGGGCAATTGTAAGAAATCCAAGCTATTTCTTGTTGGATGAACCATTAAGTAATCTAGATGCTAGAGTAAGGACAACAGCTAGAGGAGAATTGAAGAGAATACAAAAGGAATTGAAAGGTACGTTCATTTATGTAACCCACGATCAAAAGGAAGCCTTAAGTCTAGCAGATAGGATTGCTATACTTCATAAAGGCAAATTCGAACAAGTCAGTGATCCAAAAACACTGTATGAATATCCAAAAACAAAATGGGTGGCGCAATTCGTAGGTGAATTCCCAATGAATTTTCTACCTGGTGAACTAATGAAAGAAAAGGCGCAGGAAATAGGGTTTAGGCCAGAATGGGTAGAAGTAGGAAAAGGCAATTTATCTTGTATGGTAGAATCAGTAGAAGCTTCAGGGGAGTCAAGATACTTAATATGTAATTTTAAAAATAATAATATAACTATCCTTTCTCAGGAATTTTATGATGTAGGTCAAGAAGTTAGGTTTGAAATAATTAAATATAGAAAATATAATGATGGACGACTGGTACAAGAATAG
- a CDS encoding FAD-binding oxidoreductase, which produces MFMMKLDELEKELGSKLIMDNNVIDHYSKSPYLVSPVLSKMGKRVLGVVIAEDRYDIEFVVKFCDIHRIPLLARGAGTSTIGQVLPIHPSIVLDIQKLNKTMEYDEKYLKISPGVKVLDALNYLRKRGKELQVYPSSFYISTLGGYIAGGDVGIGSYQYGYHFHNGGIRRVKVVGSTGTFELTGENTLAVAQAAGTTGIIVEADIATVDYEDWKDQLVRFDELGKLVKFLKDVENERDKIRRITIEDQEALSLVAKNRAIPGKWNVILASTKSFGEEVEMKFLDELAFAAIYVTMSRLTNFSEYFYEVRLLSLDSFLKVVSQVKNALGSNVLIHGDVMTLRGETVIYTVFISDRQNFNIIDSIMTKEGIPFEIHSLVVNDRVDEEYRLELMKKYKRIVDPHNILNPGKLRI; this is translated from the coding sequence ATGTTTATGATGAAATTAGACGAACTTGAGAAAGAACTTGGTTCAAAGCTTATTATGGACAATAACGTCATAGATCACTACTCCAAATCTCCCTATTTAGTCTCTCCAGTCCTATCGAAGATGGGTAAGAGAGTGCTAGGAGTAGTAATTGCTGAAGATAGGTATGACATTGAATTCGTTGTTAAATTTTGCGATATTCATAGAATCCCCTTATTAGCTAGGGGTGCAGGAACATCTACAATAGGGCAAGTACTACCAATACATCCCTCTATTGTATTGGATATTCAGAAATTAAATAAAACTATGGAATATGACGAGAAGTATTTGAAAATTTCCCCCGGAGTAAAGGTTCTAGATGCCCTGAATTACCTTAGGAAGAGGGGAAAAGAATTACAAGTATATCCTAGTAGCTTTTACATTTCCACTTTAGGAGGATATATTGCAGGAGGAGATGTAGGGATTGGATCATACCAATATGGCTATCATTTTCATAACGGTGGAATTAGACGTGTAAAAGTAGTGGGATCTACTGGAACTTTTGAATTAACCGGAGAAAATACCTTAGCAGTAGCCCAAGCTGCTGGAACAACTGGCATTATAGTTGAGGCTGATATAGCTACTGTAGACTATGAAGACTGGAAAGACCAACTAGTAAGATTTGATGAACTAGGTAAGTTGGTAAAATTCCTAAAAGACGTAGAGAACGAAAGAGATAAGATAAGGAGAATCACTATAGAGGATCAAGAAGCCTTATCATTAGTTGCCAAAAATAGAGCAATTCCGGGAAAATGGAATGTAATACTTGCAAGTACAAAAAGCTTTGGAGAAGAAGTGGAGATGAAATTCTTAGACGAATTGGCTTTTGCGGCTATTTACGTTACCATGAGCAGACTAACCAATTTCTCCGAATATTTTTACGAGGTTAGACTACTCTCTCTCGATAGTTTTCTCAAAGTAGTAAGCCAAGTTAAAAATGCTCTAGGTTCTAATGTACTAATACATGGCGATGTCATGACATTAAGAGGAGAAACCGTAATTTACACAGTGTTCATCTCTGATAGACAAAACTTCAACATAATAGATTCAATAATGACAAAGGAGGGAATACCATTTGAAATACATTCCTTAGTTGTAAATGACAGGGTAGATGAGGAATACAGATTAGAACTAATGAAAAAATACAAGCGAATAGTAGATCCTCACAATATCCTTAATCCGGGGAAGTTGAGAATATGA
- a CDS encoding APC family permease — translation MDEEKKNVSELRKGVLGTWLVASYGIAANAPIAVATLYFVGLAGLVGGAMPLTVILSYLIYATTLIVIYEWSKEIAASYGYVAMIKKGLGSSLASFTVGYGYIYQYLVAGTAGFGILGIASFIYLISPSIASSMPWLWAAIVIIVTIEITTIMWLGVKPGGLLNLVIGLISIGFLIITSIVLIAGAKNSILPFTAVPVNNNWALVLTAMIFGVTTFGGATTPIGVAEEAKVPKSTLPKALLLTFGILGVGLILNSYAQTIVYGINNMFNYANLPDPMIVIYSKYFNPAIVYMLIILVAFMFNSSALAFATSGSRMIFGMARDGVLYPKVFSKVNKYGVPGNAIILTGIVTGALSLISGYILGPLEASIFLITFGSFYVALGHLFAALGLIVRKVKMRTANIAKHVVIPIISILLYIAVIYFGTYPAPAFPLNIAVYAAWAILLIHIITYYVIKSRFPDRIKKFGDYSL, via the coding sequence ATGGATGAAGAAAAAAAGAATGTAAGTGAATTGAGAAAAGGTGTCCTTGGTACTTGGCTTGTTGCAAGTTATGGAATTGCAGCTAATGCCCCAATAGCTGTTGCCACACTCTATTTTGTGGGCCTTGCTGGATTGGTAGGAGGAGCTATGCCACTCACTGTGATACTTTCGTACTTGATCTATGCTACTACACTTATTGTTATTTATGAGTGGAGCAAGGAGATTGCAGCTTCATATGGCTATGTTGCTATGATAAAGAAGGGATTAGGCAGTAGTTTGGCTTCCTTTACTGTAGGATATGGTTATATTTATCAATATCTTGTTGCTGGAACAGCTGGATTTGGAATATTAGGAATTGCGTCTTTCATCTACTTGATCTCTCCCAGTATTGCTTCTTCAATGCCTTGGTTATGGGCAGCAATAGTGATTATAGTTACAATTGAGATTACAACAATAATGTGGCTTGGAGTGAAGCCTGGAGGTCTGTTAAATCTCGTAATAGGATTGATTTCAATAGGTTTTCTAATTATAACTTCGATCGTTTTAATTGCTGGAGCAAAGAATAGTATTTTACCGTTTACGGCTGTTCCGGTTAACAACAATTGGGCGCTGGTACTTACGGCAATGATTTTTGGTGTTACTACTTTTGGTGGTGCCACAACTCCAATAGGAGTAGCGGAAGAAGCTAAGGTTCCAAAAAGTACTTTGCCAAAGGCACTTCTCTTAACGTTTGGAATACTTGGAGTTGGATTGATATTGAATTCTTATGCGCAGACGATAGTTTATGGAATAAATAATATGTTTAATTATGCTAATCTTCCAGACCCAATGATAGTGATTTATAGTAAGTATTTCAATCCCGCTATTGTATATATGTTAATAATACTTGTAGCGTTTATGTTTAACTCTTCTGCATTAGCGTTTGCTACTAGTGGGAGTAGAATGATATTCGGTATGGCTAGGGATGGTGTATTATATCCTAAAGTCTTTTCAAAAGTTAATAAATACGGTGTGCCGGGTAATGCAATAATACTTACTGGTATTGTTACAGGTGCTCTTAGCCTTATAAGTGGTTACATTCTAGGTCCGTTAGAGGCTAGTATATTTTTAATAACATTTGGCTCATTCTACGTCGCCTTAGGTCATTTATTTGCTGCCTTAGGGTTAATTGTACGTAAGGTTAAAATGCGTACGGCTAACATAGCGAAACACGTAGTGATACCGATAATTTCAATACTATTATATATTGCTGTAATATATTTTGGTACTTACCCTGCGCCAGCTTTCCCATTAAATATAGCAGTTTATGCAGCTTGGGCTATTCTTTTGATTCACATAATTACATATTATGTGATAAAGAGCAGATTTCCAGACAGAATTAAGAAGTTCGGTGATTATAGTCTTTGA
- a CDS encoding pyruvate oxidase, whose amino-acid sequence MPSVAEVIIRVLEDNGIQRIYGIPGDSIDPLVDAIRKSKVKYVQVRHEEGAALAASVEAKITGKPSACMGTSGPGSIHLLNGLYDAKMDHAPVIALTGQVESDMIGHDYFQEVNLTKLFDDVAVYNQILINPENAEYIIRRAIREAISKRGVAHINLPVDILRKSSEYKGSKNTEVGKVKYSIDFSRAKELIKESEKPVLLIGGGTRGLGKEINRFAEKIGAPIIYTLNGKGILPDLDPKVMGGIGLLGTKPSIEAMDKADLLIMLGASFPYVNFLNKSAKVIQVDIDNSNIGKRLDVNLSYPIPVAEFLNIDIEEKSDKYYEELKGKKEDWLDSISKQENSLDKPMKPQRVAYIVSQKCKKDAVIVTDTGNVTMWTARHFRASGEQTFIFSAWLGSMGIGVPGSVGASFAVENKRQVISFVGDGGFTMTMMEMITAKKYDLPVKIIVYNNSKLGMIKFEQEVMGYPEWGVDLYNPDFTKIAESIGFKGFRLEEPKEAEEIIEDFLNTKGQALLDAIVDPNERPMPPKLTFKQAGEYVLSIFREKLEGI is encoded by the coding sequence ATGCCATCAGTTGCAGAAGTAATAATAAGAGTATTAGAAGATAATGGAATTCAAAGAATATATGGAATTCCTGGAGATTCCATTGACCCTTTAGTTGACGCGATAAGAAAATCTAAAGTAAAATACGTACAAGTAAGACATGAAGAAGGTGCAGCTTTAGCTGCCTCGGTCGAAGCGAAAATAACTGGTAAGCCTTCAGCATGTATGGGTACTTCTGGTCCTGGATCAATCCATTTATTAAATGGATTATACGATGCAAAAATGGATCATGCTCCAGTAATAGCGCTAACTGGACAAGTAGAGTCAGATATGATAGGTCACGATTATTTTCAAGAAGTTAACCTAACTAAGTTATTTGATGATGTGGCAGTATATAATCAAATTTTAATTAACCCAGAAAACGCGGAATATATAATAAGGAGGGCTATAAGAGAGGCTATTTCCAAAAGGGGAGTAGCTCACATAAATTTACCAGTAGATATTCTCAGAAAGTCCTCAGAATATAAGGGTAGCAAGAATACTGAAGTAGGTAAAGTTAAATATTCGATAGATTTTTCTAGAGCTAAGGAATTAATCAAAGAAAGTGAGAAACCAGTTTTACTAATTGGAGGAGGGACTAGAGGCCTAGGTAAAGAGATAAATAGGTTTGCTGAAAAAATAGGAGCACCAATAATATATACATTAAATGGTAAGGGGATTTTACCAGATTTAGATCCTAAAGTTATGGGCGGAATAGGTCTTTTAGGAACTAAGCCTTCCATAGAGGCGATGGATAAGGCTGATTTATTAATAATGTTAGGCGCATCATTTCCTTACGTTAATTTTCTAAATAAGAGTGCCAAAGTGATACAGGTTGATATAGATAATTCTAATATAGGTAAGAGGTTAGATGTTAATCTCTCTTATCCGATTCCAGTTGCTGAGTTCCTAAATATAGATATCGAAGAGAAATCAGATAAATACTATGAAGAGTTAAAAGGAAAGAAGGAAGATTGGCTAGATTCTATAAGTAAGCAGGAGAATAGTTTAGATAAACCAATGAAACCTCAGAGAGTAGCTTATATAGTTTCCCAGAAGTGCAAGAAAGACGCAGTAATAGTTACTGATACTGGAAATGTAACTATGTGGACTGCTAGACACTTTAGAGCTTCAGGAGAGCAAACCTTTATATTTTCTGCTTGGCTAGGTTCAATGGGCATTGGAGTCCCAGGAAGTGTAGGAGCTTCTTTTGCTGTAGAAAATAAAAGACAAGTTATTTCTTTTGTAGGAGATGGAGGTTTTACTATGACTATGATGGAAATGATAACTGCTAAGAAATATGATCTTCCAGTTAAAATAATCGTTTATAATAATTCTAAATTAGGAATGATAAAATTTGAACAAGAAGTAATGGGGTACCCAGAATGGGGAGTCGATTTATATAACCCAGATTTCACAAAGATAGCTGAATCTATTGGATTTAAAGGATTTAGATTAGAAGAGCCAAAAGAGGCTGAGGAAATAATAGAAGATTTTCTAAACACTAAAGGACAGGCACTTTTAGATGCAATAGTAGATCCAAATGAGAGACCAATGCCACCTAAACTAACTTTTAAGCAAGCTGGAGAATACGTTCTTTCAATATTTAGAGAGAAATTAGAGGGTATTTAA